One window from the genome of Anolis sagrei isolate rAnoSag1 chromosome 4, rAnoSag1.mat, whole genome shotgun sequence encodes:
- the LOC132774738 gene encoding myosin regulatory light chain 2, smooth muscle minor isoform, translated as MSSKRAKTKTTKKRPQRATSNVFAMFDQSQIQEFKEAFNMIDQNRDGFIDKEDLHDMLASLGKNPTDEYLDAMMNEAPGPINFTMFLTMFGEKLNGTDPEDVIRNAFACFDEEATGFIQEDYLRELLTTMGDRFTDEEVDELFREAPIDKKGNFSYIEFTRILKHGAKDKDD; from the exons atgtcaaGCAAAAGGGCAAAGACCAAGACCACAAAGAAGCGCCCTCAGCGGGCTACTTCCAATGTATTTGCTATGTTTGATCAGTCCCAAATTCAAGAATTCAAAGAAGCATTTAACATGATTGATCAAAACAGAGATGGCTTCATTGACAAAGAAGACCTGCATGATATGCTTGCTTCACTTG GGAAGAATCCAACTGATGAATACCTAGATGCCATGATGAATGAAGCTCCGGGACCCATAAATTTTACTATGTTTCTCACAATGTTTGGAGAGAAATTAAATGGCACTGATCCAGAAGATGTAATCAGGAATGCCTTTGCTTGCTTTGATGAAGAAGCAACAG gcTTCATTCAAGAAGACTATCTGAGAGAATTGCTGACGACAATGGGAGACAGATTTACAGATGAAGAAGTAGATGAGCTGTTCAGAGAGGCACCAATTGATAAAAAGGGCAATTTCAGCTACATTGAGTTCACACGCATCCTTAAACATGGAGCAAAAGACAAAGATGACTAA